Sequence from the Fragaria vesca subsp. vesca linkage group LG4, FraVesHawaii_1.0, whole genome shotgun sequence genome:
TTTCTTACCATATATTCTAGTCCATTTGTGAATATGAGGCTGAACAACTGATAATATGTCATGGGATAAACTCATCGGCGTGCTCATATTATCTTTCATCATGTTGGAAATTTCTTTGGTGCTTCCATGGATAAGTGTGTAAGAAGGGCCGTTTATTCCCTGGGAAGACATCCGTTTCTGAATGCGAGTTGGAATCCACCATAGCTTGTATATGATCTTAATGAGAGATAACAGAAGAAATACACACACAAAGCTTGAACCTGTGATCACTAGATGTCCAATAGATCTCATTTTGCTTACTGTGTTTCAACTGTACTAATTTCCTCTTTATGAAAGTCCCAGCCAATAATATAGATAGACCACCACATGGTTCAACATGAAAAATAGGGAAGCAGCCACAAAGAAAGTGAAAACTAAAAAAAGACTAGCCAACAAGGATCTGAAATAGACAGCATGCACATCCAACTAATAGCTAATCCACAGTAGATGTTCAGTCTTTCTTTTATAGGTTATTGAAAATTATGCCTACTTGTGATCGACCAATTCGTCTGGTATCTAGTTTCAAATCAAGTTTCTTTGTCGAGGGGTCAGTATATTATGTCATTTCCCAGTCTAGCTCTTTTCAAGTTTAAACTCTCATACAAAACAGGAATGTTACTTCCATATAGAGATTCAGGATGATCATATTCATCTGCGTGACTGCGTGAATTGCAGTGTAAATATGAAATGATAAAAAAGGGGTAAGAACTTCAAAATTTATGGGCTAGCTGTGTTCTGTAACTTAGAAAAAACGTGTATTAAGAACTTAACATACGGTTTTCAGTTTGGAGAAGCTATAAGGATTTGGTGTTTTATTTTAGGACTTCTTTCTTGCTTCCTCTTGTCAATCAGTATGGAGAGCAAGAAGAAAGATAGTCCAAGCAAGCAAACTAGTCCTAGTGTCTTGTCAACCGAAGTGAAACACACACAGGAAGCTTGAGAGAACTTTATAGTTAGTACCATACATGTTGGTCCATGAGTGAATATGAGGTTGAACAGCAGATGACATGTTATGTGATAGTCATTAATTGGACTACCATATTCACATGATACGCCAAATGCACAAGCAATTCTAGGTACTCAATAGGCCAAGTGCAAGATTTTCGAGCAATTCATAGTTCACAGGGAGTGTAGCAGTACTTGAACTCCATGCTGTGGACGAAGTGTAAGAAAATGAAAGGGAGAGTGAACATAACCCGGTGAAAGGGTGAACGAGTAGCGTTGTAGAATCATTGAAAGAGCAATCTTTACTTCAATGGTGGCAAAGTTGAAGCCTACACAAGTTCGAGGCCCCATTCCAAATGGTAAGAATGCGACTATATTATTCCCAGTAGCCTTAACAATCCCTTCTGAGAATCTCTCTGGCTTGAAAAGTTGCACGTCTTGTCCCCAGAATTGAGGCTCATGGTGAAGTGCTAGACTTGAGACATGCAGTTCAACATTAGCAGGAATGATGACGTTTCCCAGTCTAACTTCCTTTTCAACTCTCCTCTCCATGGCAAGAACAGGAGGATATAGCCTTAGAGATTCATTGATGATCATACTCATCTGCATGTATTCCAAAGTTTTGATACAAAACAAGTCAGTATTTCAAAATAAACAAGTGTTGTATACTTGTATAACTTAGGCAATCAGTTTCTTAAGTAGTTCTTGGATTCCTTACTGTTTTCAGTTTGGAAAAGCCATCAGGGTTTGGTGTCTGTTTGCCAAATAACTGTAGGACTTCATTTCTTGCTTCTTCTTGCCAATCAGTATGGAGGGCCAGAAGAAAGACAGTCCAAGCAAGCAAACTAGTACTAGTTTCTTGTCCAGCAAAGTAAAACGCTTTGCATTCATCGACTAAATCATCCATCGAAATCCTCTGCTTCTCATTGGAATCATGATGAGCCTTCAACAGTAATCCAAGAAAATCACTCCCAAAGTAGTCTTCTTGTCCACTCATTGCCTTGTCTTCTCTTTTCTTAACAATCTCTATTATGGAGTCCCGTATTCCTTTTTCAAGCTTGTCTGATTCAATCTCATCGCTGGTTTTATAGATTTTGCTGCAATATTGAATAGAGAGAACAACATTAAACTATTTCATAATTCTACTAGCAACAAAAGAAAAGTTGCACTTACTGAGAACCGCTCTGGCATTAGAATTTAATTATGCATTGCTATTGATATGGTTACAATTCCCAGTTCATGTGTGCTTAAGTTTGTTAAAAGGAAGTTACCTGATGCCAGGAAACCTGAGGTTGAAAGCATTTTTGAATGTTAAGAATCCCATCTTTATCAACATCTCAAAAATCTGTTTTCCTTCTATATAGCTGCTTCCAAATGCTGTCCTAGAAATCACTTCTGAAGTGAACAACCTAAACTCTTCAAACACCTCAATCTCTTTCCCATTATGATTTGTCCACCTTTCAAGCATCGTCTCAGCACTAGTAATCATCGCTGGAATCATAGTCTAGGAAAACAATAGCGTCATCAGTATCATGTAATTAACAGGTCTACATTCATGAAAAACAAAATGAACACAGGTAATTAGTACATGTACAGCACTCTTAATAACAATAAAAATAAAATGAACACAAATAATTAGGACAACATTAAAAACTTACCTTTAAGTTCTCTCCATGGAAGGCATGGTTGGCCAGTTTTCGCATTTTTACCCATTTTTCACCTTCGGATCGTGTGAGTCCATCTCCTAACAGCTTCTTTACAAAACGTTTGGTCTCCGTTTTTGGAAAAGCTCCATTGAGTATCTCTTTGCACAGCTCAGGTTCCATGGTCACCAACTGTGCTTTAGCACCATGCCACTGAAGATAAGTTTTGCCTGTTGACATTAAAGATGACCAAAACTATAATTTAACAAAGTGGAAAACCATATATACATATATAAGAGTAGTGTGTCACCATAATTCTTGGTCCATGAATGAATATGAGGATGAACTTCAGGAAATATGTTGTGTGATAAACTCTTGGGTGTGCTCATAGCTTCCTTTCTCATGTTGTTGATTTCTCTGGTGTTTCCATGGACAAATCTGTAAGAAGGGCCTCTGATTCCTTGCAAAGCCATCAGATTCTGTATGCGAGTCGGAGTCCACCATAGTTTGTGAAAGATTTTGATGAAAGCTAAGAGAAGGAGCACACACACAAAGATTGAAACGATGATCACCTGGCAAAAACTGACCATTCTAGCTACTTGTTGGTTTTCTCTTAGCCTAGGCTGTATCAGTGAACCTTTCTATGTGTAAATTCTCCAAGTTTATAATTCTTTATGTAGAAGTGAACCTTTCTACTTGTTGGTTTTCACATACAGACATATTATTACTCTGTATAAAAGGTGCCACCATGGACCTCAAACTTAGTTTTTAGTCGTTTAGATTCCTGTTTTGCTATTGTACTTGAAGGGAATATCATATTACCACAGACCAAGATTATTATATGAAACCTGAAGCTGGCATTGTCGGTTAAAGAAATGTTTATATACTAATCTGGCTTATATTATAAGTTGGATGTGAAATTCCTAACTTACCTCAAGCAGAGAGTACTGTTCAGAAGGTCCATTAAATTTGCGGTCTTGCAACTCAATGTGTACAACTATGGAGAGTTCTGGTCTTCAGAGTCCAAAGTGTAGAATCACTTGAACGAACTGAAAGAAACCTAGAAGGAGATCAAATGGACACAAACTCACAAGCAATCTTTGCTTCAGAGGTTGCAAACTGGAACCCCAAACAAAGTAGCAAGTATTCAAAAATATGAAAAGTATAACAAAATAATCCACATGTTTAGATTGGAGAGGAAAAAAAAAAAACGGCACGGAAATTCCACTAATCTCTAAAGAAAGTTACAAAAATTTTGGACTTGAAATTCAAATCCCAATTATGGCCGATAGATTCACTCACACCAAAGAGCCAAGATAAAGGTAAGTTTTCAACTAATTCTTGTTCATAGAAAAGAAAACCATAAACCCTAAACCCCCCAATTTGCTAGTACAAGAGAAGTGGATACCAACTCAAAAGGGGTTCCTGTTCTTCTCCCATAGGACCATAGGCTGCTACTCCTGCTAGCAAGGCTGCCAAAGGCAGCAAACCATCCATATATATGGGACAAGGGCACAAGGCTAACGGTTAGACCCTGGACCCTAAGCTGACAGCATGACCTTAGACCCCAACCAAAACATGGGTAATGGGATGGTCCAAACTATAACCACTTGAATGTGGGCTCTTTCTAATGCAAGTCACAAACCCATCAGACCTCAGGGAACCAAATCCCAACACACAAGAAATGCTGAGCTAATACAAACATCTTCAAGCTCACAGTGGGTGCAGCATGACCTGAACTCCATGTTGTGGGCGAACAGTGATATAGTCATGGGGTGAATGAACATAACCAGGGGAAAGGGTGAAGGAGTAGCGTTGTAGAATCATTGACAAAGCAATCTTTGCTTCAGTTGTTGCAAAGTTGAAACCTGGACAATTTCTAGGCCCCATTCCAAAGGGTAAGAAGGCACCTATGTTCCTGTTAGTAGCTTTGGCAACCCCTTCAGAGAATCGTTCTGGTTTGAAAAGCTGCACATCTTCACCCCATATTAGAGGCTCATGGTGCAGTACTAGAGTTGGAATGTGCACTTCCATATTAGCCGGAACAATGAGGTTTCCTAGTCTAACTTCCCTTTTCACTATCCTCACAAGGTTCAGAGCAGGAGGATATAACCTTAGACACTCAATGATGATCATACTCATCTGCATATCCGATCAAATAACAGAAGAGAAATAAGGCTTGATATCAATTTCGATATAGAACATTTCAGTGAGTAAAACAAAGTATAAGGTCAAGTTCTTAGACATTCTTACTATTTTGAGTTTGGTGAGGCCATCTGAATCCGGAGTTTGTTGTCCAAACAATTGGAGGACTTCGTTTCTTGCTTCTTGTTGCCAATCTGTAGGTGTGCCAGAAGAAAGACGGTCCATGCAAGCAATGTATTAGTAGTTTCTTGTCCAGCAAAGAAAAATGTCTTGCACTCACCAACTACTTCATCTATGGAAATCCCCTGGTTTTCATTGGCATCATGATGAGCTCTAATAAGTAATCCGAGAAAATCATTTCCAAAGCTGTCGTCTTCTCCACTCATTACTGCTAACTCCTCTCTTTTCTTAACAAGCTCTACTATGGAGTTGTATATTCCTTTCTCAATCTTGTCTGATTCAAGCTCATCACTTGTTTTAAGGAACTTACTGCAATATAGAACAAGAGTATACATAAAACGTGACTACATATATTGTTAAATTAAATGAGTTTTAATACTTTCTTCAAACAGAATGATCATAAATGCTGGCGATCTATGATTGATTATGCTGATATCTAAATTTTAGTTAAAAGTATGGTTAATTACCCAAGTCCAGGAAACAGGATTGTGGAAGAATTTTTCACTAAGAAAAAGGATAACTTCACCATAATGCCATATTGTCAAAAATATTCCATAATGCCATATTGTCAAAAATATTCTTTCCTTCACGATAGCTACTTCCAAATGCCGTCCTGGAAATAATCACTTCTGAAGTCAACAACCTAAATTGTTCATACACCTCAATCTCTTTTCCTTCATGATTTTTCCACCCTTCCAGCATTGTCTCAGCACTGCTTATCATCTCTGGGGTCATAATAGTGAAGAAAAAAAGAGACCATCATGTAATGTAATCGATAAATTTCCACTTTACAAATTACAGTAGAACGTACTATTTGCTAGTAACACCAGAAAGTGCAAGGACTTACTTTTAAGCTCTCTCCATGGAAGGCATAGTTGGTCACC
This genomic interval carries:
- the LOC101301286 gene encoding cytochrome P450 734A1-like, with the translated sequence MVSFCQVIIVSIFVCVLLLLAFIKIFHKLWWTPTRIQNLMALQGIRGPSYRFVHGNTREINNMRKEAMSTPKSLSHNIFPEVHPHIHSWTKNYGKTYLQWHGAKAQLVTMEPELCKEILNGAFPKTETKRFVKKLLGDGLTRSEGEKWVKMRKLANHAFHGENLKTMIPAMITSAETMLERWTNHNGKEIEVFEEFRLFTSEVISRTAFGSSYIEGKQIFEMLIKMGFLTFKNAFNLRFPGISKIYKTSDEIESDKLEKGIRDSIIEIVKKREDKAMSGQEDYFGSDFLGLLLKAHHDSNEKQRISMDDLVDECKAFYFAGQETSTSLLAWTVFLLALHTDWQEEARNEVLQLFGKQTPNPDGFSKLKTMSMIINESLRLYPPVLAMERRVEKEVRLGNVIIPANVELHVSSLALHHEPQFWGQDVQLFKPERFSEGIVKATGNNIVAFLPFGMGPRTCVGFNFATIEVKIALSMILQRYSFTLSPGYVHSPFHFLTLRPQHGVQVLLHSL